The following are encoded together in the uncultured Desulfobacter sp. genome:
- a CDS encoding TVP38/TMEM64 family protein: protein MVDLGQYLTLDYIKASQERFQALYLSHRFWVIAVYMMIYIGVTALSLPGAAVLTLAGGGLFGLVVGTVVVSFASTIGATLACLVSRFLLREWVQGKFGDKLAAINAGIAREGSFYLFTLRLVPVFPFFVINLLMGLTSMPLRTFFWVSQVGMLAGTIVYVNAGKELAKIDSLSGILSPGVLISFAVLGLFPITVKKLLAFYQKKFREPETREV from the coding sequence ATGGTTGATCTGGGGCAATATCTTACCCTTGATTATATCAAGGCTTCCCAGGAGAGGTTTCAGGCGCTCTATCTCTCCCACCGTTTTTGGGTCATTGCGGTGTATATGATGATCTATATAGGGGTCACGGCACTGTCACTGCCCGGCGCTGCGGTTCTCACGCTGGCCGGCGGCGGCCTGTTCGGCCTGGTGGTCGGAACCGTGGTGGTCTCCTTTGCCAGCACCATCGGTGCCACTCTGGCCTGTCTGGTCTCACGGTTTTTGCTGCGTGAATGGGTCCAGGGCAAGTTTGGAGATAAACTGGCAGCGATCAACGCCGGCATTGCCAGGGAGGGCTCCTTTTATCTGTTCACCCTTCGTCTGGTTCCGGTTTTCCCCTTTTTTGTCATCAATCTGCTCATGGGCCTTACGTCAATGCCCCTGCGGACGTTTTTCTGGGTCTCCCAGGTCGGTATGCTGGCCGGAACCATCGTTTATGTCAATGCCGGCAAGGAGCTGGCCAAGATCGATTCATTGTCCGGAATATTGTCCCCGGGTGTACTGATTTCTTTTGCCGTTCTCGGTCTTTTCCCGATCACCGTCAAAAAGTTGTTGGCATTCTACCAGAAAAAATTCAGGGAACCCGAAACCAGAGAGGTATAG
- the zwf gene encoding glucose-6-phosphate dehydrogenase, with translation MTTDTPFTIVIFGASGDLTDRKLMPALYHNFQKKRLPAGLRIVGFARADWRDEDFREQLKKGVKAHGATFKEEIWDDFASSIHYFRGDLKDAKDFHALQAHLNRLESGNTGRLYYLAVAPDFIGPVCGHLKAAGMTDETHGHRRVIIEKPFGRDLQSAKDLNHRVHEAFAEHQVFRIDHYLGKETAQNIIFLRFANTFFEPVWNRRYVSNVQITVAEQVDVGRRGGYYDKAGVLRDMFQNHLMQLLAMVTMEPPASLDADAIRNEKVKVLGTVRPISMEDTVRGQYEGYRSAKDVAPDSQTPTYAAVKLFIDNWRWKGVPFYLRSGKAMIAKSSAVVVEFQPPPDVIFNLHDNQGFTPNFLSICIQPDEGIQLRFETKVPDTVAESRSVNMSHSYHDAFPDIALPDAYERLLLDALKGDAALFARNDGIETAWRLIDPIVEGWGASAQDSPLETYPRGSWGPEAADALLARDGHAWRTGCCGIPCN, from the coding sequence ATGACAACCGACACACCTTTTACCATCGTCATTTTTGGCGCATCCGGCGATCTTACGGATAGAAAATTGATGCCGGCCCTTTACCATAATTTCCAGAAAAAGCGTTTGCCCGCCGGATTACGCATCGTGGGATTTGCCCGGGCGGACTGGCGTGATGAAGATTTCCGGGAACAATTGAAAAAAGGCGTCAAAGCCCACGGCGCGACTTTCAAGGAGGAGATCTGGGATGACTTTGCTTCCTCAATTCACTATTTCCGGGGAGATCTGAAAGATGCCAAAGACTTTCACGCGCTACAGGCCCACCTAAACCGCCTGGAGTCTGGAAATACCGGGCGTCTCTACTATCTGGCTGTTGCGCCGGATTTTATCGGACCTGTCTGCGGCCATCTCAAGGCGGCCGGCATGACCGATGAAACCCATGGACACCGCAGGGTCATTATCGAAAAGCCCTTCGGCCGGGATCTGCAGTCCGCAAAAGATCTCAATCACAGGGTGCACGAGGCTTTCGCCGAGCACCAGGTGTTCCGCATCGACCATTATCTGGGCAAGGAGACAGCCCAGAACATTATTTTTCTGCGATTCGCCAATACCTTTTTCGAGCCGGTCTGGAACCGGCGCTACGTCTCCAATGTTCAGATCACGGTGGCAGAGCAGGTGGATGTGGGACGACGGGGCGGCTACTATGACAAGGCGGGCGTGCTGCGGGACATGTTCCAGAACCACCTCATGCAGCTGCTGGCCATGGTGACCATGGAACCGCCGGCGTCCCTGGATGCCGATGCCATCCGCAACGAGAAGGTGAAGGTTTTGGGCACAGTTCGTCCCATCTCCATGGAGGACACAGTGCGCGGCCAATACGAGGGCTACCGGTCAGCCAAAGATGTTGCGCCGGATTCACAAACACCGACCTATGCTGCCGTAAAGCTTTTTATTGACAACTGGCGCTGGAAAGGGGTTCCCTTTTACCTGCGTTCCGGCAAGGCCATGATCGCTAAAAGCAGTGCTGTTGTCGTTGAATTTCAGCCGCCGCCCGATGTCATTTTCAACCTGCACGACAACCAGGGATTTACTCCCAATTTTTTGTCCATCTGCATTCAGCCGGACGAAGGCATCCAACTGCGCTTTGAGACCAAGGTCCCTGATACCGTGGCTGAATCGCGTTCGGTCAACATGAGCCATTCCTATCATGATGCGTTTCCGGACATTGCGCTTCCGGATGCCTATGAGCGGCTTCTCCTGGATGCCCTGAAAGGCGATGCGGCTCTTTTTGCCCGCAATGACGGAATCGAGACGGCCTGGCGCCTGATTGATCCGATTGTCGAAGGGTGGGGCGCTTCAGCCCAGGATTCCCCCCTTGAGACCTATCCCAGGGGCAGCTGGGGACCTGAAGCCGCCGATGCATTGCTGGCCAGGGACGGGCATGCCTGGCGGACGGGCTGCTGTGGAATACCATGCAATTGA
- the wrbA gene encoding NAD(P)H:quinone oxidoreductase codes for MKILIVYYSTYGHVQKMAEAIAEGVGQVVGAEAVLRRVPETLPGDVLEKMGAVDAQQAQAHIPVCTVDELAGADAVIFGTPTRFGNMCGQMRQFLDATGGLWAQGALVGKVGSVFTSTATQHGGQESTILSFHISLLHHGFVIVGLPYAFQGQMRIDEITGGSPYGASTIAGGSGERMPSENELEAARFQGKHVTEIAKKLMG; via the coding sequence ATGAAAATTTTGATCGTTTACTACTCTACCTATGGCCATGTACAAAAAATGGCGGAAGCGATTGCAGAAGGGGTCGGACAGGTCGTTGGCGCCGAAGCAGTATTGCGGCGCGTACCAGAAACCCTGCCTGGAGATGTCCTTGAAAAGATGGGGGCGGTCGATGCCCAACAGGCACAGGCCCATATACCCGTCTGTACGGTTGACGAGCTTGCCGGCGCCGATGCCGTCATCTTCGGCACACCGACCCGTTTCGGAAATATGTGTGGTCAGATGCGCCAGTTTTTGGACGCGACCGGCGGGCTCTGGGCCCAGGGTGCTCTGGTGGGCAAAGTGGGAAGTGTATTTACAAGCACCGCCACGCAGCACGGCGGACAGGAATCCACCATACTCTCGTTTCATATCTCGCTTTTGCACCACGGTTTCGTGATCGTGGGCTTACCTTATGCATTTCAAGGACAGATGCGCATTGACGAAATAACAGGCGGCTCGCCATATGGCGCGTCAACAATCGCCGGGGGATCCGGTGAGCGCATGCCCAGTGAGAACGAGCTTGAGGCTGCACGCTTTCAGGGCAAACATGTCACCGAAATTGCCAAAAAACTCATGGGATAG
- a CDS encoding anthrone oxygenase family protein, with protein MGIFPITIILAAFLCSIVAGFLFAFAIVTMPGIKCLNDSEFIRTFQVMDRVIQNNQPIFIWVWVGATVALLAATVLGLGQLNWDGKLLLAFAALIFLLGVQLPTLIVNVPLNNRLQALDVDRLDASALKAARESFEPDWNRWNMIRMAFASVASALLMVLLFRL; from the coding sequence ATGGGAATATTTCCGATTACAATAATTTTGGCAGCGTTTCTATGTTCCATTGTGGCAGGCTTTTTGTTTGCTTTTGCCATTGTGACAATGCCGGGTATCAAATGTTTAAATGACAGTGAGTTTATTCGAACTTTTCAAGTAATGGATCGTGTGATTCAGAATAATCAACCCATATTTATTTGGGTCTGGGTGGGCGCTACGGTGGCTTTGTTGGCGGCGACGGTATTAGGCCTCGGCCAACTCAATTGGGACGGAAAACTGCTTTTGGCCTTTGCCGCACTTATCTTTCTTCTTGGCGTCCAATTGCCGACACTCATCGTGAATGTGCCGTTGAACAACAGGCTTCAAGCATTGGACGTTGACCGGTTGGATGCAAGCGCCCTGAAAGCGGCCCGGGAAAGCTTTGAGCCTGATTGGAACCGCTGGAACATGATCCGGATGGCTTTTGCAAGCGTGGCATCCGCCCTGTTGATGGTTTTGTTGTTCAGGCTTTGA
- the pgl gene encoding 6-phosphogluconolactonase has protein sequence MKEKLQPEINVFSNHDKLSSALAAYVVRQAADAVARRGRFCVALSGGSLMDIIGPPLVTLGGAIDWSAWHIFWADERWVPKESPDSNYNLANQRLFTHVGIPAGQIYAADDALAPEATAQTYEDAMRNVLEPESGPWPRFDLILLGIGPDGHTASLFPDHPALHETQRWVLPVTDAPKPPPIRITITLPVINNARSVLFVAAGDKKAKILSRVLNPNGKRRSLPSQRVKPSDGELSWFIDRAAAAGLV, from the coding sequence ATGAAAGAAAAATTACAGCCTGAAATAAATGTCTTTTCCAACCACGACAAACTGTCGTCTGCCCTGGCCGCTTACGTTGTCCGCCAGGCAGCCGATGCCGTGGCCAGGCGCGGCAGATTCTGCGTGGCCCTGTCGGGTGGTTCACTCATGGACATCATTGGACCGCCCCTCGTAACCTTGGGCGGCGCTATAGACTGGTCTGCCTGGCATATTTTCTGGGCTGATGAGCGATGGGTGCCCAAAGAGAGCCCGGATTCCAATTACAATCTTGCGAATCAACGACTCTTTACCCATGTCGGGATCCCGGCCGGACAGATTTATGCGGCTGACGATGCGCTGGCGCCTGAGGCGACTGCGCAAACCTATGAAGACGCCATGAGAAATGTGCTGGAACCCGAATCCGGACCATGGCCGAGGTTCGACTTGATCCTGCTGGGCATCGGCCCGGACGGCCACACTGCATCTTTGTTTCCGGACCATCCGGCCCTGCACGAGACCCAACGTTGGGTGCTGCCGGTGACGGATGCGCCCAAGCCCCCGCCCATACGGATCACGATAACCCTGCCCGTGATAAATAATGCGCGCAGTGTTCTGTTCGTAGCGGCCGGGGACAAAAAAGCCAAAATATTATCGAGGGTGCTCAACCCAAACGGGAAGAGAAGGTCACTGCCGTCCCAACGGGTAAAGCCATCAGACGGCGAGTTGAGTTGGTTTATAGACAGGGCCGCAGCGGCAGGCCTGGTCTGA
- the gnd gene encoding decarboxylating NADP(+)-dependent phosphogluconate dehydrogenase produces the protein MKNQADIGLVGLAVMGENLILNMESKGFTVACYNRTTSKVDDFVNGRAAGKKIIGCHTIQELTGKLKRPRKVMCMIKAGDPVDAFIESVHPYLEAGDIIIDGGNSNYVDTNRRVEAMERLGLHFIGTGISGGEEGALLGPSIMPGGSAAAWEAIRPIFQKICAYTDDAEPCCDWVGEKGAGHFVKMVHNGIEYGDMQLICEIYQMMKVGLKLSNEAMAAVFERWNKGLLDSYLIEITSDILAYRDENNEAVLDRILDTAGQKGTGKWTAINALDVGQPLTLIGEAVFARCLSALKEERTAAAGVLQGPQAAFEGDKTAMIEDLEQALYASKIVSYAQGYQLMRAVAAEHGWDLNYGGIALMWRGGCIIRSAFLGRIKAAFDTDAGLSNLLLAPFFRQALETAQEGWRRVAGAGVKLGIPLPAIGSALAYYDGYRTERLPANLLQAQRDYFGAHTYERIDWPRGAFFHTNWTGRGGATASSTYNR, from the coding sequence ATGAAAAATCAAGCTGATATCGGCCTTGTCGGGCTGGCCGTCATGGGTGAAAACCTGATTTTAAATATGGAGAGCAAAGGCTTTACCGTGGCTTGCTATAATCGGACCACGAGCAAAGTGGATGACTTCGTCAACGGCCGTGCCGCCGGGAAAAAGATCATTGGCTGCCACACGATCCAGGAGCTGACCGGGAAATTGAAGCGGCCGCGTAAGGTGATGTGCATGATCAAGGCCGGCGACCCCGTGGACGCCTTCATTGAATCGGTCCACCCCTATCTGGAAGCCGGTGACATCATCATCGATGGCGGCAATTCGAATTATGTTGACACCAATCGTCGGGTGGAAGCGATGGAACGGCTGGGCCTGCATTTTATAGGGACAGGGATATCCGGCGGTGAGGAGGGGGCTTTGTTGGGACCGTCCATCATGCCGGGAGGCTCGGCGGCGGCCTGGGAGGCGATCCGGCCGATTTTCCAGAAGATATGCGCTTACACCGACGACGCAGAGCCCTGCTGCGATTGGGTCGGTGAGAAGGGTGCGGGCCATTTTGTTAAAATGGTGCACAACGGCATTGAATACGGTGACATGCAGCTGATCTGCGAGATCTATCAGATGATGAAGGTAGGCCTAAAGCTTTCCAACGAGGCCATGGCGGCTGTTTTTGAAAGATGGAACAAGGGCCTGCTTGATTCCTATTTGATTGAAATCACCAGCGACATTCTTGCCTACCGGGACGAGAACAACGAAGCCGTGCTGGATCGGATTCTCGATACGGCCGGCCAGAAGGGCACGGGCAAGTGGACGGCCATCAACGCCCTTGATGTGGGCCAGCCCCTGACACTGATCGGCGAAGCGGTTTTTGCACGCTGCCTGTCCGCCCTCAAAGAGGAGCGCACCGCGGCCGCAGGCGTGCTCCAGGGACCCCAGGCCGCGTTTGAAGGCGACAAGACAGCCATGATTGAGGATTTGGAACAGGCGCTGTACGCCTCAAAAATCGTTTCCTATGCCCAGGGCTATCAGTTGATGCGGGCCGTGGCCGCCGAGCATGGGTGGGATCTGAACTATGGCGGCATCGCCCTGATGTGGCGGGGCGGATGCATCATTCGCTCGGCATTTCTGGGCAGGATAAAGGCAGCCTTCGACACCGATGCCGGATTGTCCAATCTGCTCCTGGCACCTTTTTTCAGGCAGGCTCTGGAAACCGCCCAGGAGGGCTGGCGGCGGGTGGCGGGCGCTGGGGTGAAACTGGGAATTCCCCTACCGGCCATTGGTTCGGCACTTGCTTACTACGATGGGTATCGAACAGAACGCCTGCCGGCCAATTTGCTGCAGGCCCAGCGTGATTATTTCGGCGCCCACACCTATGAGCGCATTGACTGGCCCAGGGGAGCGTTTTTCCACACCAACTGGACGGGCCGCGGTGGTGCAACCGCATCGTCGACCTATAACCGTTAG